A stretch of Thermoanaerobacter uzonensis DSM 18761 DNA encodes these proteins:
- the hisF gene encoding imidazole glycerol phosphate synthase subunit HisF, with protein MLAKRIIPCLDVKDGRVVKGVNFLNLKDAGDPVQIASEYNELGADELVFLDITASYEKRKIMIEVVKRTSEKVFIPLTVGGGISDLDDIKDILRAGADKVSINTQAVKQPALIRQAAVRFGSQCVVVAIDAKRRSDGSGFDVYINGGRVNTGLDAVEWAKKVESLGAGEILLTSMDKDGTKDGYDIELTRRISEAVNIPVIASGGAGKKEHFKEVFTEGKADAALAASVFHYRELEIKEVKKYLKEEGIPVRI; from the coding sequence ATGCTTGCAAAAAGAATAATTCCTTGTTTAGATGTGAAAGACGGAAGGGTAGTAAAAGGAGTTAACTTTTTAAATTTAAAAGATGCGGGAGACCCTGTCCAGATAGCATCAGAGTACAATGAATTAGGAGCAGATGAGCTTGTATTTTTGGACATTACTGCTTCTTATGAAAAACGAAAAATAATGATAGAAGTTGTAAAAAGGACTTCTGAAAAAGTATTTATTCCTTTAACTGTTGGTGGTGGGATTTCAGACCTTGACGATATAAAAGATATTCTAAGAGCAGGGGCTGATAAGGTTTCAATAAATACTCAAGCTGTGAAACAACCAGCCCTTATTCGTCAGGCCGCTGTGCGTTTTGGAAGCCAATGTGTGGTTGTAGCAATTGATGCCAAGAGGCGAAGTGATGGCTCGGGCTTTGATGTGTATATAAATGGCGGAAGGGTAAACACAGGACTTGATGCTGTTGAGTGGGCTAAAAAAGTAGAGTCTTTAGGAGCAGGAGAAATACTTCTTACAAGCATGGACAAAGACGGTACTAAAGATGGGTATGATATAGAACTTACAAGGAGGATAAGCGAGGCTGTAAATATTCCTGTTATAGCTTCTGGAGGTGCAGGAAAGAAAGAGCATTTTAAAGAGGTTTTTACTGAAGGCAAAGCTGATGCTGCGTTAGCGGCTTCTGTGTTTCATTACAGGGAGTTGGAAATAAAAGAAGTTAAAAAATATTTAAAAGAAGAGGGCATACCAGTGAGAATTTAA
- the hisA gene encoding 1-(5-phosphoribosyl)-5-[(5-phosphoribosylamino)methylideneamino]imidazole-4-carboxamide isomerase produces MILIPAIDIMEGKCVRLTKGDFNTKEVYYENPVDVAKMWQELGAKRIHVVDLDGAKQGHLVNGNVIEQIIKNCKAEIEVGGGIRNRETIDYLFSAGVKYVILGSAAIYDEDLLLYSLSNYGGRTIVGIDSKNGEVAVSGWLEKTKIKDIELAKKMKEIGVKTIIFTDISKDGTLNGPNFKALENILKTSVQVIASGGISSMEDLKKLKEMGAYGAIIGKALYSGKINFKSALEVI; encoded by the coding sequence ATGATTTTAATACCTGCAATTGATATTATGGAAGGAAAATGTGTAAGGCTTACAAAAGGAGATTTTAATACCAAAGAGGTTTATTATGAAAATCCCGTTGACGTAGCTAAAATGTGGCAGGAATTAGGAGCAAAGAGAATTCATGTGGTAGATTTAGATGGTGCAAAACAAGGTCATTTGGTAAATGGTAATGTCATTGAACAGATTATAAAAAACTGTAAAGCCGAGATAGAAGTAGGTGGAGGAATAAGAAATAGAGAAACTATCGATTATCTTTTTTCTGCAGGTGTTAAGTATGTAATTTTAGGTTCGGCGGCAATATATGACGAAGACCTTCTTCTTTATTCCCTTTCCAATTATGGAGGAAGAACGATAGTAGGTATAGATTCAAAGAATGGAGAAGTTGCCGTAAGTGGATGGCTTGAAAAGACTAAAATAAAAGATATTGAGTTAGCAAAAAAAATGAAAGAAATAGGAGTAAAGACGATAATTTTCACTGATATTTCTAAAGATGGAACTCTTAACGGACCAAATTTTAAAGCTTTAGAAAATATTTTAAAAACATCTGTTCAAGTGATAGCATCAGGGGGAATATCCTCGATGGAGGATTTAAAAAAGCTTAAAGAGATGGGAGCATATGGTGCGATAATTGGAAAAGCCTTATATAGTGGAAAAATAAACTTTAAAAGTGCTTTGGAGGTAATATAA
- the hisH gene encoding imidazole glycerol phosphate synthase subunit HisH translates to MIGIIDYGMGNLRSVEKAFKYVGYEAKIIKDVASVKEAHALVLPGVGAFPDAMDTLIKTGMFEEIKRQIDKGKLFLGICLGMQLLFEKGFEIEETEGFKIFKGQVIELPKHNKIPHMGWNSLEIKRETPLLKGVENGDYAYFVHSYYIANNEEKYVYAVTDYGVQIPAVIIKDNVFSCQFHPEKSGKVGLKILKNFGEMAK, encoded by the coding sequence TTGATAGGGATTATTGACTATGGAATGGGAAATTTAAGAAGTGTAGAAAAAGCATTTAAATACGTAGGCTATGAGGCAAAAATTATAAAAGATGTAGCTTCGGTAAAAGAGGCTCATGCATTAGTTCTTCCTGGAGTGGGAGCTTTTCCTGATGCGATGGATACTCTCATTAAAACAGGCATGTTTGAAGAGATAAAAAGACAAATCGACAAAGGTAAGTTGTTTCTTGGGATATGTTTGGGGATGCAGCTTTTATTTGAAAAGGGTTTTGAGATAGAAGAAACTGAGGGCTTTAAGATTTTTAAAGGGCAAGTAATAGAACTTCCAAAGCATAATAAAATTCCTCACATGGGATGGAATAGTCTTGAAATAAAAAGAGAAACTCCACTTCTTAAAGGAGTGGAGAATGGAGATTATGCGTATTTTGTCCATTCTTATTATATAGCCAACAATGAGGAGAAATATGTGTATGCAGTGACTGATTATGGTGTTCAGATTCCTGCAGTTATAATTAAAGACAATGTTTTTTCTTGTCAATTCCATCCTGAGAAGAGCGGAAAAGTGGGACTTAAAATCTTAAAGAATTTTGGAGAGATGGCAAAATGA